The Thunnus thynnus chromosome 22, fThuThy2.1, whole genome shotgun sequence genome includes a window with the following:
- the LOC137175014 gene encoding myelin-oligodendrocyte glycoprotein-like isoform X2 — protein sequence MFKMDFYQFSNMFTFWIFMLCLTFIVWTPVEGQSEVIGSTQPIIASPGDDVILPCHLDPEFNVTGLTVEWSKPDLKPDPSDRLSRVDYVHVYRHRQEDLDMKIPAYLNRTNLFTDELERGNISLKIMNVTLADEGRYRCLVPKLESRVQSAIVELLVVESKSDETWTTETPLHLQTTS from the exons atgtttaaaatggACTTTTATCAGTTCAGTAACATGTTTACATTCTGGATTTTTATGCTCTGTCTGACTTTCATCGTCTGGACTCCGGTTGAAG GTCAGTCTGAGGTGATTGGGTCAACTCAGCCAATCATCGCTTCTCcaggtgatgatgtcatcctgccaTGTCACCTGGACCCTGAGTTCAACGTGACGGGGCTGACGGTGGAGTGGTCGAAGCCCGATCTGAAGCCTGACCCCTCAGATCGGCTGAGTCGGGTTGACTACGTCCATGTTTACCGGCACAGACAGGAAGACCTCGACATGAAGATCCCAGCGTACCTCAACAGGACGAATCTGTTCACAGATGAACTGGAGCGCGGAAACATTTCACTCAAGATCATGAATGTGACGCTGGCAGATGAAGGGAGATACAGATGTTTGGTTCCCAAGTTGGAGAGCAGAGTGCAGTCGGCAATTGTTGAACTTCTTGTTGTTG AATCAAAGTCTGATGAAACCTGGACAACAGAGACGCCGCTGCATCTCCAAACTACTAGTTAA
- the LOC137175014 gene encoding myelin-oligodendrocyte glycoprotein-like isoform X1, protein MFKMDFYQFSNMFTFWIFMLCLTFIVWTPVEGQSEVIGSTQPIIASPGDDVILPCHLDPEFNVTGLTVEWSKPDLKPDPSDRLSRVDYVHVYRHRQEDLDMKIPAYLNRTNLFTDELERGNISLKIMNVTLADEGRYRCLVPKLESRVQSAIVELLVVGGRHRRRALISAVMVCCILLIFGGLVGGYLLKQRRQKPNHPI, encoded by the exons atgtttaaaatggACTTTTATCAGTTCAGTAACATGTTTACATTCTGGATTTTTATGCTCTGTCTGACTTTCATCGTCTGGACTCCGGTTGAAG GTCAGTCTGAGGTGATTGGGTCAACTCAGCCAATCATCGCTTCTCcaggtgatgatgtcatcctgccaTGTCACCTGGACCCTGAGTTCAACGTGACGGGGCTGACGGTGGAGTGGTCGAAGCCCGATCTGAAGCCTGACCCCTCAGATCGGCTGAGTCGGGTTGACTACGTCCATGTTTACCGGCACAGACAGGAAGACCTCGACATGAAGATCCCAGCGTACCTCAACAGGACGAATCTGTTCACAGATGAACTGGAGCGCGGAAACATTTCACTCAAGATCATGAATGTGACGCTGGCAGATGAAGGGAGATACAGATGTTTGGTTCCCAAGTTGGAGAGCAGAGTGCAGTCGGCAATTGTTGAACTTCTTGTTGTTG GTGGTCGTCACAGGCGAAGAGCTCTGATCTCAGCTGTGATGGTTTGCTGCATCTTACTAATCTTTGGTGGTCTAGTTGGTGGATATTTACTTAAACAAAGGCGTCAAAAACCAAAT CATCCAATATGA